In the Blautia coccoides genome, AGGATGAATACAGCATTGGCTATATCTCTCTTGGTTCATTAAATGATACGGTAAAAGCGCTGAAGATTGACGGCACAGAAGCCACAGCAGACAATATCAAAGCCGGTACCTACAAAATTTCCAGACCCTTTAATATTGCAGTAAAAGAAGGTTTAAGTGAAGCAGGACAGGATTTCATGAACTATATTCTGAGCAAAGAAGGTCAGGCTGTTGTGGCAGACAATAATTACATCCCGTTGGATAACGCTGAGGCCTATAGCTCAAACGGAGCTTCCGGAAAAGTTGTTATAGCCGGTTCTTCCTCCGTATCACCTGTCATGGAGAAACTGAAAGAAGCTTACGCTGACGCCAACAGCGGTGTTGAGATTGAAATCCAGACAAGCGATTCCACTACCGGCATGCAGAACGCCATCGACGGTGTCTGCGACATCGGAATGGCCTCCAGAGAGCTGAAGGATTCCGAACTGGAAGCAGGTCTTACCCCTACAGTCATTGCCCTGGACGGTATTGCTGTTATTGTCAACAACAACAATCCTACCGATGAAATGACTTCTGACCAGGTAAAATCCATCTTCACCGGTGACGCTCTGGCATGGGATGAAGCACTTTGATCGTGATCATGAACTCATATCCGAGGTTAAAAACATGAAAAAACATAAAGAACAAGTAATGCAGGCAGTCTTTTTTATAGCTGCCTGCGCATCTATATTCGCAGTTGCGCTGATCTGCCTCTTTCTTTTTGTAAACGGCATACCGGCCATGAAAGAAATCGGCCTTTTCAACTTTCTTCTGGGAGAGCGCTGGAAACCGGGCAACGATATCTTTGGTATCTTTCCTATGATCATGGGAAGTATCTACGTGACAGCAGGAGCCATTGTCATAGGCGTTCCTATAGGCATCCTCACTTCCATCTTCATGGCTGAATACTGTCCGAAAAAAATCTATCCCTTTTTAAAATCAGCCACAGAGCTGCTGGCCGGGATTCCCTCAGTGGTATATGGCTTTTTCGGCCTTGTAGTGCTTGTGCCTTTGATCCGCGGCATGTTCCGCGAGGGAAACGGAAGCAGTATGCTGACTGCCTCCATTTTACTTGGGATCATGATACTGCCCACGATCATAGGGGTCAGTGAATCCGCACTGCGTTCTGTTCCCCGCAGTTACTATGAAGGAGCACTGGCTTTGGGTGCTACACATGAGAGGAGCATTTTCTCCATTATGCTGCCTGCTGCCAAATCCGGTGTCATTGCCGGTGTCGTATTAGGTATCGGCCGTGCCATTGGTGAGACCATGGCTGTTGTCATGATCGCCGGCAACCAGCCCAGAATGCCCAGAGGACTCCTCCGCGGTGTCCGCACTATGACCGCCAATATTGTATTGGAAATGGGCTATGCCGCTGATCTGCACAGGGAAGCACTGATCGCCACAGGTGTTGTCCTGTTCGTGTTCATTCTTCTCATCAATTTCTGTGTAGCCCTGCTCAATCGGAGGAAACACAATGCATAACAAAAAAAATCTGTGTCAAAAATTAAAAGAATACAGACGCACGCCTGGCTCATTTATCCTGATGCTGCTGGTCCTGCTCTGCGCTGCCATTACCTTTGCCGTTCTGTTTTTCCTGATCGCCTATATTTTAATAAACGGAGTTCCCAACCTGAAACCGGAACTATTTGCCTGGAACTATACATCAGAGAACGCATCCATGATGCCTTCCATCATCAATACACTGATCATCACCTTTTTATCTCTGCTGATCGCTGTACCCCTTGGCATCTTCTCTGCTATTTATCTGGTAGAATACGCCAAACGCGGAAACAAGTTCGTGGAGGTCATCCGGCTCACAACAGAGACTCTATCCGGTATTCCTTCTATCGTATACGGCCTGTTCGGCGCTCTCTTCTTTGTGACAACGCTGAAATGGGGATACTCACTCATGGCCGGTGCCCTGACACTGTCCATCATGATCCTTCCCCTCATCATGCGTACAACAGAGGAGGCCCTGAAATCTGTCCCGGATACCTTCCGGGAGGGTAGTTTTGGTCTGGGAGCCGGCAAGCTCAGGACAGTCTTTAAAATCGTGCTGCCCAGTGCCATTCCAGGCATACTGGCAGGTGTCATCCTGGCCGTGGGCAGGATCGTGGGAGAGACAGCCGCTCTGATCTATACCGCCGGGGCCGTTGCCCAGGTGCCCACAAGTGTTATGTCCTCAGGCTCCACACTGGCTGTCCACATGTACAATCTCTCCAGAGAGGGCCTGTATATGGATCAGGCCTACGCTGTATCTGTCATACTGCTTCTGCTTGTGCTGGTCATCAACTGGTTCTCCGGCGCACTGGCAAAAAAACTGGTGAAAGGAAAGTAAAATGAATAATACGGAAAAGATATCTATCAGCAGCCTGGATCTATACTATACAGATTTTAAGGCACTGAAAAACATAAATTTAAAAGTACCGGAAAACAAAATAACC is a window encoding:
- a CDS encoding substrate-binding domain-containing protein, giving the protein MKRLAAIVLAGVMVFGLAACGSNNDTGNSTDTNSTANAENSTDKGSAGTSDSTSDAGSEKNSDWDTSNDITVVSREDGSGTRGAFVELFGIEEEVNGEKMDMTTEEANITNSTSVMMSTVAQDEYSIGYISLGSLNDTVKALKIDGTEATADNIKAGTYKISRPFNIAVKEGLSEAGQDFMNYILSKEGQAVVADNNYIPLDNAEAYSSNGASGKVVIAGSSSVSPVMEKLKEAYADANSGVEIEIQTSDSTTGMQNAIDGVCDIGMASRELKDSELEAGLTPTVIALDGIAVIVNNNNPTDEMTSDQVKSIFTGDALAWDEAL
- the pstC gene encoding phosphate ABC transporter permease subunit PstC, coding for MKKHKEQVMQAVFFIAACASIFAVALICLFLFVNGIPAMKEIGLFNFLLGERWKPGNDIFGIFPMIMGSIYVTAGAIVIGVPIGILTSIFMAEYCPKKIYPFLKSATELLAGIPSVVYGFFGLVVLVPLIRGMFREGNGSSMLTASILLGIMILPTIIGVSESALRSVPRSYYEGALALGATHERSIFSIMLPAAKSGVIAGVVLGIGRAIGETMAVVMIAGNQPRMPRGLLRGVRTMTANIVLEMGYAADLHREALIATGVVLFVFILLINFCVALLNRRKHNA
- the pstA gene encoding phosphate ABC transporter permease PstA, coding for MHNKKNLCQKLKEYRRTPGSFILMLLVLLCAAITFAVLFFLIAYILINGVPNLKPELFAWNYTSENASMMPSIINTLIITFLSLLIAVPLGIFSAIYLVEYAKRGNKFVEVIRLTTETLSGIPSIVYGLFGALFFVTTLKWGYSLMAGALTLSIMILPLIMRTTEEALKSVPDTFREGSFGLGAGKLRTVFKIVLPSAIPGILAGVILAVGRIVGETAALIYTAGAVAQVPTSVMSSGSTLAVHMYNLSREGLYMDQAYAVSVILLLLVLVINWFSGALAKKLVKGK